The nucleotide window GAGACGACGTCGTTCCGGAGGTGTAGTTAAGCACCATAGGGTTCCACTCGCTGCTAGGACGCACCCACTTGAAACTCTTGTCTCCTCTCTCCATAACACCTTCGTACGTGTCTAGAAACTCCACGTCAGAAGAGAGCGGCGTCATGTCGACGTCATCTTGGAGGAGGACGAGACGTGGCTTCTCGTTCTTGGGCAAGAACGAGACAGCTTCAAGAACTAAAGAACTCGAGTGGTGGTCGACGAAAACGAGCTTGGTTTCGCTGTGACGCAGGAGGACTGAGAGTGCGTTAGCGTCTAAGCGAGGGTTGATGTTGTTGAGGATGGCCCCGGACATTGGAACCGCGAACTGAAGCTCGTAGACGGAAGGGACGTTGGGACCAATAACGGATACGACTTGGCCACGGTTGATTCCTAAGGAGGAGGAAGCTAGAGTCGAAGCTATGCGGAGACATCGGGAATGAGTTTCGGACCAGGTACGGACCGTGGTTGCGTGGAGGAGGGAAGGTGAGTCGCCGTAGACAGAGGCGGCTCGTTCTAAGTAGCCGAGAACTGTGAGAGGTGATGAGTTTGAAGGGTGTGGGAGTAAAAGTTCCATAGTTGATAATGTCTTGATAGTTTAACTGTAATGTGTTTTAAGTTATTACTTTTGATACGGCTTTAGtggaatatatataaatattttgttcgTATGTGGTTTGGTGAACCAGTAATCATTATCTTGCAATATTGTATTAGGTTAAGCTAATACTAGAATTACAAGTAATCATGTAATATAACTTAGCTTCTAGTGGTTAGCCGGCGTGTTATTGTTTGGGATAATCATATCAACTTTTGAAGAACACAAAGTATGGTTAGatgaaaagaaaatcaaacaaaGAATTAATAAGTATTCTTTGGAACTAACGTGTACGTATTATCGTAATAAGAAGCAAAATGAATTAAAGGAAGATCAAAGTGTACTTAATCTAGTATTAGCTATTATAAGAGATCCTACATACTAGTTTgcataaaaagaaagatattataACAAGACGTAATTGCATATATCTACCGACAAACATAGTGAATAGCCGCAGCGACCCCAGTTAATGCTCAAAGGTTGTTGGAGAGTGGAAGTTTGGAAAACGCAACCTACTAATTTAAATTGAATTTACCCGATGTTGTAACGAACTGCGAAGATGCTTTattgatgtgtttttttttcttggtcaaaactttatgttgtttttttatttcGAAGATTGTTACGACATAGTCGATGTATTATGTAGAAGCAATAACTAATAGTAACTTTTAAGGGAACGTGAATACATTGTACATGCATAATGCATGCGTGGaattaattgagaattaattgAGAATGCATATTTATCACACACTAATTAGCCATTCTCTTGTATCATTTTCGGTTaccaaaccttttttttttttttacgtcaaaAATCCATTATATTACTCAAACTTAAGGTGGTCTGGGTCGGTTACCAAacctttttaaataaaagaagcACGAAAAATAATATGCAAGTGTATGTTATATACGTTACACGGATCGATCGAAGATCGTGACCTAGAATCATTTATTAAGGTGGATAACCCTAAAAAGGTTCATTGGAAGGAAAGTGGTATAACAAAAATGAAATATCTCAAATTTTCCTAATACCGAAAttgcaaaaagaaaacatttctaCGTACATTTCTTTGAAGGAAACCTAATTCCTGTCTATATATTTGTCTAACTGGTATGTATCATTgcagaaaaaaaagattttttttaatgagatGAGCAAAGATCGCATAGGATGATTGATGAGTTACTCATATGCACTTCATTGCTTAAAGGACGTATGTTTCAAGCTTCTTCTCATACCTTATTGCTACATTCATGTACTACAACACTACTACTATGTTTCAATAGTTAATTATCCGATTTTTCACCTTTCAGCACACAATGAGTCCTTGAGTTAGATCATTTATAAGACTGATTTTGATACTAGAGCATGCCAACAAAACTACATTTTGATGCACACCACATTTTAAACTTAAAAAGTTATAAGAAACTTATTGTACGGCTATAGATTAAGAttcatcacaaaaatagacctaAATCTCTTTGGCAATGCCAATAATGTTAGAAGACAAATAGGACATGATGGAAGGATGGTGACAAGTCCTAAAACGTTCATCTCTCTAATGTTATATACTCCAACATTAATGCGATGATACCCCCTTCTCCTCTTGATAACTTGAGCCTATTTTAGAGGGCATCTTTGTTTCATTACCCTACCCTCTTGTgtattatatttctttttccaACAACCATTGCGTGATATTTATGTGATACTTTTACAAATTGAAATACTTTTCAGTAAGAGTTGGTTAGGCCATATTTAGTTTCTAGGAATTGTACTTCAATGCCACACCTAAtacattatatacatatataaaatttcagACGTTATATTTCATAGTTCATTCACAAGTGGGAGACTAGAGCATGTTACACTTTTAGTAGTATTTAAACTAAGAACTCGAAATTTATGTCACTAATAACATTCAATTTGgattgcatttaaaaaaaaaactctgaaGCATCATAGCATTGGTCAAGAACTAGTTCATTATAAAGCAGTAGTGCAGACTGCAAAATCACCATCCCAATAGACATTTGATTAAAGAATTAAATCCTAAAAATGTGGTCTTTAGAAACCCCTGTCCTGCTTTGAAATGCTAGGAAGAtgaacaaagagaaaaaaatgtcTTTAGAGACAAGAAATGTATAATAGTCTGCCTGTTTTCTTCTTAACCAATCCTCTCATTTAATGGATTATGAAATCACATCTGTTCTTGATCTTTCAATGTGTCAGCTGCGTTAAGAAGCATATCCATCCCTCCTACGCCACTATCCAACCCTCCTTTGCCTTTACTTCCCGGTTTGATCTCGTTCATCTTCCCTTTCAGTTTCTGCACAGCCCccaccttcttcttctcaaCCACATTTCGAATCTTGCGCACTTTCTGAATAGCAACTTTACAAGTCCTGCAAAACCATTCTCCATCTGGAACCGACGCACACGGAGGCTTCATGCAGTAGATGTGGTAAGCATCATCGCACCCGTCGCACAAAACAATCTTATCATCATCCTTGTCGGTTAAGCAGTTTCTGCATAAGCAGGAGGAGCAGTACCAGCTGACATTGTGTAGCTTTATCTGCTTTGAAGTCAGACACCTGATGTGGTAGTACTTGTGTGGGCAGAACGGGTGATCGCATGTGATGAACCTGTTACCATCGCCTTTCTCCACTTTTGTTCCACATGTCCTGCAGAGCTCAGAATCTATCTTTGTCTCCATGGCTTCATCACCATGATTCATCATGTTGGATGTTGAATTCTCTTCTGATCCGTTTGAGTCTTCTTTACGTTCTGCACTCGAATCATCAACGCATCCGTTGTTATCTGTCTTCACCAGCAGCTTTTCGGTTTTCTTTTTCTCGCACACAACGCAATTCTCGTGAGGTGATCCGAATCCATTATCTGTGCAGTTTAGGCAATACCAAGTGTCTGAAGACATCTCTTTCTCACCAGGATGTGCACATGAGACATGGTACATATCATCACAATGATCACAAGCTAAAAAGTCCTTTACCGCTGCCTTCTCTCCACA belongs to Brassica rapa cultivar Chiifu-401-42 chromosome A07, CAAS_Brap_v3.01, whole genome shotgun sequence and includes:
- the LOC103832177 gene encoding PHD finger protein EHD3 isoform X1 — protein: MIVDEVISNGDGRESSQPNGTLNMANASSGDEKNSRICKRRKLESSVSTVGLSGIRGSVACEMNDQRCSGGTHLTGGLPQLSNPDEPTTEPHKYETVTAGCQNVLSQVLASKEFASLSKLLSENLQGVKIEDLPCRNLIDTRMQEGAYEGSPVLFSTDLQEVWKKLQDVGNGMAALAGSLLELSKTSCTEQLKQFNTVEPKPHSNVETTRNDSGNDVCKLCGEKAAVKDFLACDHCDDMYHVSCAHPGEKEMSSDTWYCLNCTDNGFGSPHENCVVCEKKKTEKLLVKTDNNGCVDDSSAERKEDSNGSEENSTSNMMNHGDEAMETKIDSELCRTCGTKVEKGDGNRFITCDHPFCPHKYYHIRCLTSKQIKLHNVSWYCSSCLCRNCLTDKDDDKIVLCDGCDDAYHIYCMKPPCASVPDGEWFCRTCKVAIQKVRKIRNVVEKKKVGAVQKLKGKMNEIKPGSKGKGGLDSGVGGMDMLLNAADTLKDQEQM
- the LOC103832177 gene encoding PHD finger protein EHD3 isoform X2; amino-acid sequence: MIVDEVISNGDGRESSQPNGTLNMANASSGDEKNSRICKRRKLESSVSTGSVACEMNDQRCSGGTHLTGGLPQLSNPDEPTTEPHKYETVTAGCQNVLSQVLASKEFASLSKLLSENLQGVKIEDLPCRNLIDTRMQEGAYEGSPVLFSTDLQEVWKKLQDVGNGMAALAGSLLELSKTSCTEQLKQFNTVEPKPHSNVETTRNDSGNDVCKLCGEKAAVKDFLACDHCDDMYHVSCAHPGEKEMSSDTWYCLNCTDNGFGSPHENCVVCEKKKTEKLLVKTDNNGCVDDSSAERKEDSNGSEENSTSNMMNHGDEAMETKIDSELCRTCGTKVEKGDGNRFITCDHPFCPHKYYHIRCLTSKQIKLHNVSWYCSSCLCRNCLTDKDDDKIVLCDGCDDAYHIYCMKPPCASVPDGEWFCRTCKVAIQKVRKIRNVVEKKKVGAVQKLKGKMNEIKPGSKGKGGLDSGVGGMDMLLNAADTLKDQEQM